In Methanoregula sp., a single window of DNA contains:
- a CDS encoding DEAD/DEAH box helicase, translating into MYTIEEIRPILSKPDFITDRNWVQNALIFQRLGHEFAEEQNCISRMSHFVNCILASASSWDRDKGYEIIQVAAEIAELISIRPELSEGFRKKMRIRSAFLYELSNFPSLATSILKVHDIDGIAYPIFNRSGIYGKLGMNGSTQKISSALESQDLSELSAVDILVRLDCINLLKFEQGLISKPVKWNSGELKEFLKQITIGLNSSEIDIFNKILSKRIEQSTRNNVDEKIFENLTKIHFPSELWQNQIDAIQSGLINEKYDSWGFAAPTGTGKTFLTRLLILKTLLDNPHNKILYIVPSKALVHEVWSNLNSAFEELGYKAIQVTPQLTELGDDEKTKLFDCSIAVLTPEKADLLLRLNKEFNTSVSLIIVDEAHHLESDTRGILLELYLWRIKKMFKNQNRVIFLSAVTPNILELASWMGNNPNGLVVDKRSTRMRSGIFRIKKDGKTKKGVIDYFNGTSIEVVDSDLEETKGRQLIQLAEKISFAGPVLIVAKGKRETEKLAKLMKDWLEENQKLKELTEDQINSEIIQRLDSRLEREMYEAVEMRNLIKNRIAYHHAGLPPRIRESVEKAIRENLVDYVFATTTLAEGVNFPFSSVIIQSLSLREAPEKGQPARYHIISPRTFWNIAGRAGRPGSDQEGQVILFEPSLGIEVLEEIIKPYLNPSLNRVESVKSALAGSIKEIIDGIKTKNFDLADINNVKIAPNVSKRVKGTINLLRVGLVHAKASQLITNPEEILEGTFAQYNLNDEERNFSSKLVKRQFEIVDEFLKNSDDISIDLIAELGLSIETLMEIQEYVKKLEDWQITNISKIYRHGQIDFGFAQFYVGPVASRMAELEGPKLGGFLTDVIMSWLQGLPLLTVKLRAKWKESPEELIAVIYSRIQYLLPWGLYAMHRIVQAEAKKRSIVYSDEILKIAYLVDAGVPSFDALQLVNQDFERVDATRIANYYRKYRKDTTIIEWVNAQPINTIIGCVKGHDNRRLDSDLFNLLTKLKTQ; encoded by the coding sequence ATGTACACCATAGAAGAAATCAGGCCGATTCTTTCAAAACCCGATTTTATTACAGATCGAAACTGGGTTCAGAATGCCTTAATATTTCAAAGATTGGGCCATGAGTTTGCTGAAGAGCAAAATTGCATTTCTCGAATGAGCCATTTTGTAAATTGTATTCTCGCATCAGCTTCTTCTTGGGATAGAGACAAAGGTTATGAAATAATTCAAGTAGCAGCAGAAATTGCTGAACTTATCTCAATACGACCTGAATTATCTGAAGGTTTTCGAAAAAAAATGCGGATTCGTTCCGCATTCTTATACGAACTTTCAAATTTTCCCTCTCTTGCAACGAGTATATTAAAAGTGCATGATATAGATGGGATTGCATATCCCATTTTCAACAGAAGTGGAATATATGGAAAATTGGGAATGAATGGGAGTACGCAAAAAATATCATCAGCATTAGAATCCCAAGATCTATCTGAACTAAGTGCCGTCGATATTTTAGTGCGATTGGATTGTATTAATTTATTAAAATTTGAGCAAGGTCTCATAAGCAAACCAGTAAAATGGAATTCGGGCGAGTTGAAAGAATTTCTAAAACAGATCACGATTGGATTGAATTCATCAGAGATAGACATTTTCAATAAAATTCTATCAAAACGAATTGAACAGTCAACTCGAAATAATGTTGATGAGAAAATTTTCGAAAATTTAACAAAAATCCATTTTCCAAGTGAATTGTGGCAAAATCAAATCGACGCAATCCAATCGGGATTAATTAACGAAAAATATGATAGTTGGGGATTTGCCGCTCCAACAGGTACTGGAAAAACATTCTTAACCAGATTATTGATTTTAAAAACTCTGTTGGATAACCCTCATAATAAAATTTTGTATATCGTTCCGAGTAAAGCGTTAGTTCACGAAGTGTGGTCAAATCTTAATTCTGCATTTGAGGAATTGGGATACAAAGCAATTCAGGTTACACCCCAATTAACTGAATTAGGTGATGATGAAAAAACAAAATTATTTGATTGTTCAATTGCTGTTTTAACTCCAGAAAAAGCGGATTTACTTTTAAGATTAAATAAGGAATTCAATACATCCGTATCATTGATAATTGTTGATGAAGCGCATCATTTAGAATCAGACACCAGGGGCATTCTTTTAGAATTGTATTTATGGCGAATAAAAAAAATGTTCAAAAATCAAAATCGGGTGATATTTCTCTCAGCTGTCACTCCCAACATTCTAGAATTAGCATCCTGGATGGGAAATAATCCGAATGGTTTGGTAGTAGACAAACGATCAACACGGATGCGATCTGGAATTTTTAGAATTAAAAAAGATGGAAAAACTAAGAAAGGTGTGATCGATTATTTTAATGGGACTTCTATCGAAGTGGTTGATTCAGATCTAGAAGAGACAAAAGGAAGACAATTGATTCAGTTAGCTGAAAAAATATCTTTTGCCGGGCCAGTATTGATAGTTGCTAAAGGTAAGCGCGAAACGGAAAAATTAGCAAAATTGATGAAAGATTGGCTTGAAGAGAATCAAAAATTAAAGGAATTAACTGAAGATCAAATTAATTCAGAAATTATTCAAAGATTAGATTCTCGATTAGAACGAGAAATGTATGAAGCCGTAGAAATGCGAAATCTAATAAAAAATCGCATAGCATATCACCATGCCGGATTACCCCCACGTATCAGAGAATCTGTGGAAAAAGCAATAAGGGAAAATTTGGTCGATTACGTATTTGCCACAACAACTCTTGCGGAAGGTGTGAATTTTCCTTTTTCGTCAGTGATAATACAATCATTGTCTCTTCGTGAGGCGCCGGAGAAAGGGCAACCTGCAAGGTATCATATAATATCCCCTAGAACTTTTTGGAATATTGCAGGTCGAGCAGGAAGACCCGGCTCAGATCAAGAGGGCCAAGTAATTTTATTCGAACCTAGCTTAGGAATCGAAGTCCTTGAAGAAATAATTAAACCATACCTCAATCCATCATTGAATCGTGTGGAATCTGTAAAAAGTGCCTTAGCTGGAAGTATCAAAGAGATCATTGATGGAATTAAAACAAAGAATTTCGATCTTGCAGATATTAATAATGTAAAAATCGCACCAAATGTTTCAAAACGGGTCAAAGGTACAATAAATCTATTGAGGGTTGGATTGGTTCATGCAAAAGCTTCACAACTAATCACTAACCCTGAAGAAATACTTGAAGGCACTTTTGCTCAATACAACCTCAACGATGAAGAGAGAAATTTTTCATCCAAATTAGTTAAAAGACAGTTCGAAATTGTTGATGAATTCCTAAAAAACTCTGATGACATTTCGATTGATCTCATCGCAGAATTGGGACTTTCAATTGAAACATTAATGGAAATTCAAGAATATGTTAAAAAATTAGAGGATTGGCAAATCACCAATATTTCAAAAATATATCGACATGGACAAATTGATTTTGGTTTTGCACAGTTTTACGTAGGACCTGTGGCATCTCGAATGGCAGAACTGGAAGGACCTAAACTTGGGGGATTTTTAACAGATGTTATTATGTCTTGGTTGCAGGGACTTCCCTTATTAACCGTTAAACTTCGCGCAAAATGGAAGGAATCACCGGAAGAATTAATTGCTGTAATTTACTCCCGTATTCAATATTTATTACCATGGGGCCTGTATGCAATGCATAGAATTGTACAGGCAGAAGCTAAAAAGAGATCAATTGTTTATAGCGACGAAATTTTAAAAATCGCATATTTAGTTGACGCTGGGGTTCCAAGCTTCGACGCACTACAATTAGTAAATCAGGATTTTGAGCGTGTTGATGCAACCCGCATTGCAAATTATTATCGAAAGTACCGTAAAGACACAACCATTATCGAATGGGTAAATGCTCAACCAATCAATACAATTATTGGATGTGTTAAAGGTCACGACAATAGAAGATTAGACAGTGATTTATTCAATCTACTTACAAAATTAAAAACTCAATAA
- a CDS encoding DUF488 domain-containing protein: MKLFTIGFTKKDAKTFFGLLIKNNVKTLIDIRLNNHSQLAGFSKGNDLDYFLKAIAGIDYFYFIQAAPEESLLKKWQKGEILWPEYEAAYKEMLAKRNVIGKIDTKILENGCLLCSEPTAEQCHRRLLGEYLKEKVPGLEIVHI; the protein is encoded by the coding sequence ATGAAACTTTTTACTATCGGGTTTACCAAGAAGGATGCAAAGACCTTTTTTGGCCTGTTGATTAAAAACAACGTGAAAACTCTTATCGACATCCGGCTGAACAACCACTCGCAGCTTGCCGGTTTTTCTAAGGGCAACGATCTGGACTATTTCCTGAAAGCCATTGCGGGGATTGATTATTTTTATTTCATCCAGGCCGCACCGGAAGAATCGTTGCTGAAGAAGTGGCAGAAAGGCGAGATTTTGTGGCCGGAATATGAGGCCGCATACAAAGAGATGCTCGCAAAGAGGAATGTCATCGGCAAGATTGACACGAAAATTCTGGAGAACGGGTGTTTACTGTGCAGCGAGCCGACGGCCGAGCAGTGTCACCGGCGGTTGCTGGGGGAATATCTGAAGGAGAAGGTGCCGGGACTGGAGATTGTGCATATTTAA
- a CDS encoding DUF488 domain-containing protein, with protein sequence MNQDIVPKKCFTIGYGDYPIELFLYFLQKTGIDTIIDVRSSPYSKYNLYFNRDNLEKSLIKNKIDYRYMGDKIGGRYSNPNLLFPDGTVNYLKVQNTEQFQDGINQVLSIISTGKKIALMCAEKEPERCHRFALISRVLQSKGIKVIHVRPEIKLQENEDLEKELINSVIDNKQATISSEQVNPVDTMYEKLNKKIAYKTKDYMAPVEENAITEKGVMPVPSVEKIENGVQDPPVVSEPTYISNPVIDMSPMSDSFSGKRTKKLIQKSLF encoded by the coding sequence ATGAACCAAGATATCGTACCGAAAAAATGTTTCACCATCGGCTACGGAGATTACCCGATTGAGTTATTCCTCTATTTCCTGCAAAAAACCGGGATAGATACTATCATTGACGTGCGGAGCTCCCCGTATAGTAAATATAATCTTTATTTCAACCGGGATAATCTGGAAAAATCCCTGATAAAGAATAAAATCGATTACCGATACATGGGGGATAAAATCGGTGGCAGGTACTCAAATCCCAACCTGCTCTTTCCTGATGGTACCGTCAATTACCTGAAAGTCCAGAATACAGAGCAGTTCCAAGACGGCATCAACCAAGTATTATCCATCATTTCTACCGGGAAGAAGATTGCTTTGATGTGCGCTGAGAAGGAGCCGGAGAGATGCCACCGGTTTGCCCTGATCTCGCGGGTCCTCCAGTCAAAAGGGATCAAGGTCATTCATGTACGTCCTGAAATTAAGTTGCAGGAGAATGAAGATCTGGAAAAGGAATTGATCAATTCAGTTATCGATAATAAGCAGGCCACCATCTCCAGCGAACAGGTCAATCCTGTAGATACCATGTATGAAAAACTGAACAAGAAGATCGCTTACAAAACTAAGGATTATATGGCTCCCGTTGAGGAGAATGCAATAACGGAAAAAGGGGTTATGCCGGTTCCTTCTGTTGAGAAGATCGAAAACGGGGTGCAGGATCCTCCCGTTGTGAGCGAGCCGACATACATCAGCAATCCGGTGATTGATATGTCCCCCATGTCAGATTCATTTTCCGGTAAACGTACGAAAAAACTGATCCAGAAGAGTTTATTCTGA
- a CDS encoding thiamine pyrophosphate-dependent enzyme, with protein MAEKTCDLFDCGHRACGGCGAALAARLVTKAAGKESIFVSSTGCMEVFSTPYPETAWKVPWIHSLFENAAAVASGVEAALKKQGRKEKIVIMAGDGATFDIGMICISGAFERGHDFTYICYDNEAYMNTGIQRSGATPYDASTTTSPAGKCSFGNKRPKKDMPAILAAHGAPYVATTSIAYPADLLKKVETAINTPGPCYVQVHAPCCTGWGFEGDQTIAIAKLAIETGLWVNYEMIEGKVTKVKKVVRKPVEEYLKTQKRFRHLFKPTRQDAEIAAIQAIADKNAEKFGIDIKLPPKKE; from the coding sequence ATGGCAGAAAAAACTTGTGACCTGTTCGACTGCGGCCACCGGGCCTGCGGGGGTTGCGGCGCAGCCCTTGCGGCACGGCTCGTCACGAAGGCGGCCGGCAAGGAGTCGATCTTTGTCTCGTCTACCGGATGCATGGAAGTGTTCTCCACCCCGTACCCAGAAACTGCGTGGAAAGTGCCGTGGATCCACTCACTCTTTGAGAATGCGGCAGCAGTTGCGTCGGGAGTCGAGGCGGCGCTCAAAAAACAGGGGCGCAAGGAAAAGATCGTGATCATGGCGGGCGACGGGGCAACGTTTGATATCGGCATGATCTGTATCAGCGGCGCTTTCGAGCGCGGCCACGATTTCACCTACATCTGCTACGACAACGAGGCCTACATGAACACCGGTATCCAACGCTCCGGTGCAACACCGTACGATGCCAGCACCACCACCAGCCCGGCCGGCAAATGTTCATTTGGGAACAAGCGGCCCAAGAAGGATATGCCGGCAATCCTTGCCGCACATGGTGCACCCTACGTGGCAACCACCTCGATTGCCTATCCCGCAGACCTTCTCAAGAAGGTGGAGACTGCGATCAATACCCCGGGTCCCTGCTATGTGCAGGTCCATGCTCCCTGCTGTACCGGGTGGGGATTTGAAGGCGATCAGACTATCGCGATTGCAAAACTCGCGATTGAGACCGGGCTCTGGGTCAACTACGAGATGATCGAGGGCAAGGTTACCAAGGTAAAAAAAGTGGTGCGCAAGCCGGTTGAGGAGTACTTAAAGACGCAGAAGCGGTTCCGCCACCTCTTCAAACCCACGCGGCAGGATGCGGAGATCGCGGCGATCCAGGCGATCGCAGATAAGAATGCGGAGAAGTTCGGCATCGATATCAAGCTTCCTCCTAAAAAAGAATAA
- a CDS encoding transketolase C-terminal domain-containing protein has translation MMEITEGSHAIAEAVRLCRPQVISAYPITPQTHIVEALADFVANCQLDAEYITVENELSALSACVGASAAGSRTYSATTSQGLMLMAEVVFNAAGMRLPIIMSIANRALGAPLSIWNDMQDSISLRDAGWLQFYAEDNQEATDLHLLAFKVAEDPAIQLPAFVCFDGFILSHTYEPVDMLTQEDVDKYLPKFNPSERLDAADPISFGMYATPEYYLEFRYEMDQAQKRAKDVIAKAGKEFGTMFGRDYSALIEGYKLDDADTAIVAMGSICGTVKDAIDEMRADGKKVGLLKIRVFRPFPAEEIAKMLSHVKRVAVLDKNISLGAKGATVMEVRDAMYGSSIPVKGYVLGLGGRDVRKRDIKEIVALSEKGPDDQFYGLRKELI, from the coding sequence ATGATGGAGATAACCGAGGGGTCGCATGCCATTGCAGAGGCAGTCCGTCTCTGCCGTCCGCAGGTGATCTCTGCCTACCCGATCACACCCCAGACCCATATTGTCGAAGCACTGGCTGATTTTGTGGCCAACTGCCAGCTCGATGCCGAATACATCACGGTTGAGAATGAACTCTCCGCTCTCTCTGCCTGCGTGGGTGCAAGCGCAGCGGGTTCCCGGACATATTCCGCAACCACCTCGCAGGGACTTATGCTGATGGCCGAAGTAGTCTTCAACGCAGCGGGTATGCGCCTGCCCATCATCATGTCGATTGCCAACCGGGCACTGGGAGCACCGTTATCGATCTGGAATGATATGCAGGACTCAATTTCCCTCCGGGATGCAGGCTGGCTCCAGTTCTATGCCGAGGACAACCAGGAAGCAACCGACCTTCACCTGCTCGCCTTCAAAGTGGCAGAAGACCCTGCCATCCAGCTTCCTGCCTTCGTCTGCTTTGACGGGTTTATCCTCTCGCACACGTATGAACCGGTGGATATGCTCACGCAGGAAGATGTGGACAAGTACCTCCCGAAGTTCAACCCGTCCGAGCGCCTTGACGCTGCGGACCCGATCAGTTTCGGCATGTATGCCACCCCTGAATATTACCTTGAGTTCCGGTACGAGATGGATCAGGCCCAGAAACGGGCAAAAGACGTGATCGCCAAGGCAGGCAAGGAGTTCGGCACCATGTTCGGCCGGGACTACAGCGCCCTTATCGAGGGCTACAAACTCGATGATGCAGACACCGCGATCGTTGCGATGGGTTCCATCTGCGGGACCGTCAAGGATGCGATCGATGAGATGCGGGCAGACGGAAAGAAAGTCGGGCTGCTGAAGATCCGCGTCTTCCGGCCCTTCCCCGCAGAAGAGATCGCAAAGATGCTCTCCCATGTGAAGCGCGTTGCGGTGCTAGACAAGAACATCTCGCTCGGGGCAAAGGGCGCGACCGTGATGGAAGTCAGGGACGCCATGTATGGCTCCAGTATCCCGGTGAAGGGCTATGTGCTGGGACTCGGCGGCAGGGACGTCAGGAAACGGGACATCAAGGAGATTGTCGCACTTTCCGAGAAGGGACCGGACGATCAGTTCTACGGTCTGCGCAAGGAGTTGATCTAA
- a CDS encoding 4Fe-4S binding protein, with protein MALAVGCRARPGKARDNKTGSWRVFKPVFDHEKCSKCGMCQTLCPEGCVHEDAEGFFDPDYTYCKGCGICAAECPKEAIAMKQEEK; from the coding sequence ATGGCACTCGCTGTCGGGTGCCGGGCACGGCCGGGAAAAGCGCGGGACAACAAGACGGGTTCGTGGCGCGTGTTCAAGCCTGTCTTCGACCACGAGAAGTGCTCGAAATGCGGGATGTGCCAGACGCTCTGTCCCGAGGGATGCGTACATGAGGATGCAGAAGGGTTCTTCGATCCCGATTATACCTACTGCAAGGGCTGCGGGATCTGCGCAGCTGAATGCCCCAAAGAAGCGATCGCGATGAAACAGGAGGAGAAGTAA
- a CDS encoding pyruvate ferredoxin oxidoreductase subunit gamma — protein sequence MRELRIHGRGGQGSVTAAELIAVAAFEGGVFAQAFPAFGVERRGAPVQAFVRFDDKTIRLRSQVYEPDYIIVQDSTLIKDVNVFMGVKKGGIVIVNTEKKPDYTVPEGVKLITIDATSIALKAIGLPITNTSLMGAFAAATGEIQFSALEKALNNRFPKELAAKNIAAAKVAFDMVKGAA from the coding sequence TTGAGAGAACTACGTATCCACGGCAGGGGTGGCCAGGGGTCAGTCACTGCTGCCGAACTGATTGCAGTCGCCGCGTTTGAAGGCGGCGTCTTTGCCCAGGCATTCCCGGCGTTTGGCGTTGAACGGCGCGGGGCTCCGGTGCAGGCATTTGTCAGGTTCGATGACAAAACGATCCGGTTGCGCAGCCAGGTGTATGAACCTGATTACATCATTGTCCAGGACAGCACCTTAATCAAAGACGTAAACGTCTTCATGGGCGTAAAGAAAGGAGGAATCGTGATCGTCAACACCGAAAAGAAGCCGGATTATACGGTTCCTGAAGGGGTTAAACTTATTACGATCGATGCCACCTCGATTGCTCTCAAGGCAATAGGATTGCCTATCACCAATACCTCGCTCATGGGAGCATTTGCTGCCGCAACAGGAGAGATCCAGTTCTCAGCCCTGGAAAAGGCACTCAATAACCGCTTCCCCAAGGAGCTTGCGGCAAAGAATATCGCTGCCGCCAAAGTGGCATTCGATATGGTCAAGGGGGCGGCATAA
- a CDS encoding methanogenesis marker 12 protein: MFIGIDHGTTAMRFAGESGQFKLSREAAREFSLSALSLLCPIDEIEGIALCYSMGDRITSITSIGKVQNRGIISREGAGKHIGGGTKVFDEVAKSGIPAIVIPGLHRGSPTDPRFKVYSHQTSPEKIGIAYEACHDLGRNVIVSDVSSNTVSLLVSQGKITGAFDACIFAPGTLHGALDVDAIRKIDAGECTANEAFQHAGVNFSLAEEERIPAVAMFSAMECAALRLLNPRAAIALAGSLAPAIAPEVRKLLDTDVAVYDEWCASRGLARIARDVFSGNKEILGLDVDL; encoded by the coding sequence ATGTTTATCGGCATTGATCACGGCACTACCGCAATGCGGTTTGCCGGAGAGAGCGGGCAGTTCAAACTTTCGCGGGAGGCTGCCAGAGAGTTTTCCCTAAGTGCTCTCTCCCTGCTCTGCCCGATCGACGAGATAGAGGGAATTGCGCTCTGCTATTCCATGGGGGACCGTATTACGTCCATCACCTCCATCGGCAAGGTGCAGAACCGGGGGATCATCAGCCGTGAGGGTGCCGGCAAACACATTGGCGGAGGCACAAAAGTCTTTGACGAAGTTGCAAAGAGCGGCATTCCGGCAATCGTCATCCCGGGCCTTCACCGGGGTTCACCAACGGACCCGCGCTTCAAGGTGTATTCCCACCAGACCAGCCCGGAGAAGATCGGCATTGCCTACGAAGCCTGCCATGACCTGGGGCGGAACGTTATCGTTTCCGATGTGAGTTCCAACACCGTAAGCCTGCTTGTTTCCCAGGGGAAGATCACGGGAGCCTTTGATGCATGCATATTTGCGCCGGGAACTTTGCACGGTGCGCTCGATGTGGATGCGATCCGGAAGATCGATGCAGGGGAGTGCACCGCAAACGAGGCATTCCAGCATGCGGGAGTGAATTTTTCCCTGGCTGAAGAAGAGCGCATCCCGGCGGTTGCCATGTTTTCTGCCATGGAATGTGCCGCACTCCGCCTCTTAAACCCCCGCGCTGCTATTGCCCTTGCAGGAAGCCTCGCACCGGCAATTGCCCCTGAAGTAAGGAAACTTCTGGACACGGATGTGGCCGTATACGACGAATGGTGCGCTTCACGGGGCCTTGCCCGGATTGCCCGGGACGTTTTTTCCGGAAACAAAGAAATTCTCGGGCTCGATGTAGATCTCTAG
- a CDS encoding NAD-dependent epimerase/dehydratase family protein, with product MFDVVTGGAGFIGSHLVDTLVAQGNEVLVIDSLCAGRKETIARHLDSCKVRLLQKDLLTDSWQDAIEGADRFFHLAADPDVRQSAVNPDPTIQNNIIATYRVLEAMRLHQVPELVFTSTSTVYGDAAVIPTPEDYTPLEPISVYGASKLACESLISAYCHSFGIKAYNFRFANIIGARSGHGVITDFIKKLEQNPKELEILGDGKQTKSYLEVHECVAAMLFAVGHARGTVNTFNIGSEDWIDVKSIAEIICEEMHLPGTKFRFTGGERGWVGDVPRMQLSVEKIKALRWKPQLGSRESVRIAVQAMLAER from the coding sequence ATGTTTGATGTGGTAACAGGAGGAGCCGGTTTTATCGGCTCGCACCTGGTTGACACGCTCGTTGCACAGGGTAACGAAGTTTTGGTGATTGACTCGCTTTGCGCAGGACGCAAAGAGACGATTGCACGGCACCTTGATTCCTGCAAGGTCCGGTTGTTACAAAAAGATCTGCTCACCGATAGCTGGCAGGACGCGATCGAAGGCGCAGACCGGTTTTTTCATCTCGCAGCAGATCCCGATGTCCGCCAGAGCGCGGTGAACCCGGACCCGACAATACAGAACAATATCATCGCTACGTACCGGGTGCTCGAAGCCATGCGGCTGCACCAGGTTCCCGAACTGGTGTTCACCTCGACTTCAACGGTTTACGGCGATGCAGCGGTTATTCCCACGCCGGAAGATTATACACCCCTTGAACCTATATCCGTGTACGGGGCGAGCAAACTTGCCTGCGAGTCCCTGATCTCGGCATACTGCCACTCGTTCGGCATAAAGGCTTACAACTTCCGGTTTGCCAATATCATCGGCGCCCGGAGCGGTCACGGGGTCATCACCGATTTCATAAAAAAACTGGAGCAAAACCCCAAAGAGCTTGAGATTCTTGGCGATGGCAAGCAGACAAAATCCTATCTCGAAGTGCACGAATGCGTTGCGGCGATGCTCTTTGCTGTCGGGCATGCCCGGGGTACGGTCAATACCTTCAATATCGGGTCCGAGGACTGGATCGATGTGAAGAGTATCGCGGAGATCATATGCGAAGAGATGCACCTCCCCGGCACGAAGTTCCGGTTTACGGGTGGTGAACGCGGGTGGGTCGGGGATGTGCCAAGGATGCAGCTCTCGGTTGAAAAGATCAAGGCGCTGCGCTGGAAACCCCAGCTGGGTTCCCGCGAGAGCGTGCGGATCGCCGTGCAGGCAATGCTTGCAGAACGATAA
- a CDS encoding cofactor-independent phosphoglycerate mutase, protein MKYMVICGDGMADEPIASLGNKTPLEYAKTPNMDRMAREGACGLLRTIPEGFEAGSDIANMSILGYAPEKYYTGRGPLEALSMGVDLAPGDVAYRCNLVTVEDNSMVDFSAGHISSEEGAALFSSLQEEVPEVMLKAGVSYRNLLVVPDGKGAASTPPHDIVGQGISPYLPKGGDAELLLQCMEKSRHVFDRHPVNTARKKAGKRMATRIWPWSGGHKPAFPLFSRKYGKKGGIISAVDLLNGIGRCAGMEVIHVPGATGYLDTDYDAKARYALAAMGHLDFLYLHIEAPDEAGHMGSIEEKLKAIERVDDVVGMILEHFDGVVAVLPDHPTPIRAKTHTRDPVPFAVLGKGTDNTLEFSEMSARSGGLGTKNAVDFLGFLFG, encoded by the coding sequence ATGAAATATATGGTAATCTGTGGCGACGGCATGGCAGATGAGCCCATCGCTTCGCTCGGCAACAAGACTCCCCTCGAATATGCAAAAACCCCGAATATGGACCGGATGGCACGCGAGGGTGCCTGCGGGTTGCTGCGCACCATTCCGGAGGGTTTTGAGGCGGGCAGCGATATTGCCAACATGTCGATTCTCGGGTATGCTCCGGAAAAATACTATACCGGCCGAGGTCCGCTTGAAGCATTGAGCATGGGCGTTGACCTTGCACCGGGCGACGTGGCGTACCGCTGCAACCTGGTGACTGTCGAAGATAATTCGATGGTGGATTTCTCTGCCGGTCATATTTCCAGTGAGGAGGGAGCCGCGCTCTTTTCCTCACTTCAGGAGGAAGTTCCTGAGGTTATGCTCAAAGCCGGTGTCAGCTACCGCAACCTGCTCGTTGTCCCTGACGGAAAAGGGGCCGCTTCGACTCCTCCGCACGATATCGTGGGCCAGGGAATCTCACCCTACCTGCCCAAAGGGGGCGATGCGGAACTGCTCCTGCAGTGCATGGAAAAAAGCCGCCATGTATTTGATCGCCATCCGGTGAATACTGCCCGGAAAAAGGCAGGCAAACGCATGGCCACCCGGATCTGGCCCTGGAGCGGCGGGCACAAACCGGCATTTCCCCTGTTCTCCCGTAAGTATGGGAAAAAAGGCGGCATCATATCCGCAGTCGATCTCTTAAACGGGATTGGACGCTGCGCTGGCATGGAAGTGATCCATGTTCCCGGTGCAACCGGGTACCTTGATACGGATTATGATGCAAAAGCGCGGTATGCGCTCGCTGCAATGGGGCACCTCGATTTCCTCTACCTGCACATCGAAGCACCCGATGAAGCCGGGCATATGGGGAGTATTGAGGAGAAACTAAAGGCGATTGAGCGGGTGGATGATGTTGTCGGCATGATTCTTGAACATTTTGACGGTGTTGTGGCCGTACTGCCGGATCATCCGACCCCGATACGGGCAAAGACGCATACCCGCGATCCGGTACCGTTTGCGGTGCTGGGAAAAGGAACGGATAATACCCTGGAATTTTCAGAAATGTCCGCCCGGTCTGGTGGGCTTGGCACGAAAAACGCCGTGGATTTCCTGGGTTTCTTATTCGGCTAA